A part of Podarcis muralis chromosome 13, rPodMur119.hap1.1, whole genome shotgun sequence genomic DNA contains:
- the LOC114583452 gene encoding olfactory receptor 10D3-like, protein MGLDPWDRSHGENLTVVTHFILLGIPHTEGLQNILFPVFLLFYMCTLLGNLLIMTAVLTDSRLHTPMYFFLFNLSILDIGFSSVSTPKMLANLWGQSRVIPLGGCVCQVFFYHFLGSTECLLYTVMAYDRYVAICHPLRYLIIMNWKVCAILAAGTWVTSSFHATILTTLTFTLPYCGPSEVDYFFCDIFPVVKLACADTLIIETVSFTNIGVVPMTCFILILTSYVRIVYSVLRMSSGEGRRKAASTCASHLTVVTLFFGPCALIYTQPSLSEILVTPVQIFGNVVTPMLNPVIYTLRNKEVKAALTKLTGAKRVTQTITH, encoded by the exons ATGGGTCTTGATCCCTG ggATAGGTCCCATGGAGAAAACCTCACGGTGGTGACCCACTTCATCCTCCTTGGTATCCCCCATACAGAAGGTCTCCAGAACATCCTCTTCCCTGTCTTCTTACTCTTCTACATGTGCACTTTGCTGGGGAACCTATTGATCATGACGGCTGTCCTGACTGACTCCCGTCTTCAcacccccatgtacttcttccttttCAACCTCTCCATCCTTGACATTGGGTTCTCTTCCGTTAGCACCCCAAAGATGTTGGCCAACCTTTGGGGGCAAAGCAGAGTCATACCGCTGGGCGGATGTGTATGCCAGGTCTTCTTCTACCATTTCCTAGGGAGCACTGAATGCCTCCTTTATACCGTCATGGCCTACGACAGATACGTCGCCATCTGTCACCCACTGCGCTATCTCATCATCATGAACTGGAAGGTATGTGCCATCTTGGCTGCTGGCACATGGGTCACCAGCTCCTTCCATGCCACCATCCTCACAACCTTGACTTTCACCCTACCCTATTGTGGGCCCAGTGAAGTGGACTACTTTTTCTGCGACATCTTTCCCGTCGTCAAGTTGGCTTGCGCCGACACCCTCATCATCGAGACGGTCAGCTTCACCAACATTGGTGTTGTGCCCATGACCTGCTTCATCCTCATCCTCACATCCTATGTTCGCATTGTCTACTCTGTCCTGAGGATGAGTTCCGGGGAAGGACGGCGCAAGGCAGCCTCTACCTGTGCCTCACATTTGACTGTGGTCACCCTCTTCTTTGGCCCCTGTGCTTTGATCTATACTCAGCCATCTCTAAGTGAAATCTTGGTGACCCCTGTGCAGATCTTTGGCAATGTGGTGACACCCATGCTCAACCCAGTCATTTACACACTTCGGAACAAAGAAGTGAAAGCAGCTTTGACTAAGCTGACAGGGGCAAAGAGAGTGACTCAGACTATAACTCACTAG
- the LOC114583451 gene encoding olfactory receptor 10G6-like — MEYKNQTPLTEFVLVGFPYPKNLVGPLFIFFLLIYLLTLLGNFLILLVVMSNPQLHKPMYWFLCHLSFLDMTVSTVIVPKVIAGFLEGGGSISFGGCVCQLFFFHFLGCTECFLYTLMAYDRFLAICKPLHYGTIMNRRTCIFFAMGTWLGGCLHSVMETALVFRLPFGWRNQVNYIFCDIPAVLKLVCADTALNEVVTMVDVGFVATTCFFLILTSYTYILSAILKIRSTEGRWRAFSTCSAHLTAVVTYYVPLVFIYLRPGSQDPLDGVVAVFYTSLTPLLNPIIYTLRNKDIKVALLKLTGRAL, encoded by the coding sequence ATGGAATACAAAAATCAAACTCCATTGACCGAGTTTGTCCTTGTTGGCTTTCCATACCCCAAGAACTTGGTGGGTCCTTTATTCATCTTCTTCCTGCTTATCTACTTACTGACCCTCCTCGGAAACTTTCTGATTTTGTTGGTTGTGATGTCCAATCCCCAGCTCCACAAGCCCATGTACTGGTTCCTTTGCCACCTGTCCTTCTTGGACATGACGGTCTCCACTGTGATTGTCCCCAAGGTGATTGCTGGGTTTCTAGAGGGTGGTGGGAGCATCTCTTTTGGGGGCTGTGTGTgccaacttttcttcttccacTTCCTGGGCTGCACGGAATGCTTCCTCTACACTCTGATGGCCTATGACCGTTTCCTGGCCATTTGCAAGCCACTCCATTATGGCACCATCATGAACCGTAGGACATGCATCTTCTTCGCCATGGGTACCTGGCTTGGTGGCTGTCTTCACTCTGTGATGGAGACAGCCCTTGTTTTCCGCCTGCCTTTTGGGTGGAGAAACCAGGTGAACTATATCTTCTGTGATATCCCGGCAGTGCTGAAGCTGGTTTGTGCTGACACGGCACTCAACGAGGTGGTAACCATGGTTGATGTTGGCTTTGTAGCCACCACTTGCTTCTTTCTCATCCTGACTTCCTACACGTACATTTTATCTGCCATACTGAAAATCCGCAGCACTGAAGGGCGCTGGCGAGCATTCTCCACCTGCTCAGCTCATCTTACTGCGGTGGTGACTTATTATGTGCCACTTGTTTTCATTTATCTGAGACCAGGATCGCAGGATCCATTGGACGGGGTAGTGGCTGTGTTCTACACTTCACTGACTCCACTTCTGAACCCCATAATCTATACTCTAAGGAACAAAGATATAAAAGTTGCCCTTCTAAAACTGACGGGGAGGGCACTCTAG
- the LOC114583450 gene encoding olfactory receptor 10D3-like — protein sequence MSQVFFYHFMGCSECLLYTVMAYDRYIAICYPLRYMVIMNWKVCVILAAGTWLASSVQGIVLTSLTFTLPYCGPNVIDYFFCDVFPVVKLACADTTTIEAVGFNNIGIVGVTCFFLILLSYVRIIYSIARMNSGEGRRKAASTCASHLLVVTFFFGPCALIYTQPSLSGVLVTPVQIFGNVVTPMLNPVIYTLRNKDVKAALKKLMGRQTVPQLMAH from the coding sequence ATGTCCCAGGTCTTCTTCTACCATTTTATGGGATGTTCTGAGTGCCTGCTGTATACCGTCATGGCTTATGATCGCTACATTGCCATCTGTTACCCACTGCGGTACATGGTCATTATGAACTGGAAGGTGTGCGTCATCTTGGCGGCAGGTACATGGCTCGCCAGTTCTGTTCAGGGCATCGTTCTCACCAGCCTCACGTTCACATTGCCTTACTGTGGCCCTAATGTAATAGATTATTTCTTCTGTGATGTTTTCCCAGTCGTCAAGTTGGCCTGTGCAGATACTACCACCATCGAAGCTGTGGGCTTCAACAATATTGGCATTGTGGGTGTGACCTGCTTCTTCCTCATCCTCTTGTCTTATGTCCGCATCATTTACTCCATCGCACGGATGAATTCTGGGGAGGGGAGGCGCAAAGCGGCCTCCACATGTGCCTCCCATCTTCTGGTGGTTACCTTTTTCTTTGGACCCTGTGCCTTGATTTACACCCAGCCGTCTCTGAGTGGGGTCCTGGTCACCCCGGTGCAGATCTTTGGCAATGTTGTCACACCCATGCTCAACCCAGTCATCTACACTCTGCGCAATAAGGATGTGAAAGCAGCCCTGAAGAAACTAATGGGGAGGCAGACAGTCCCACAGTTGATGGCACATTAA
- the LOC114582234 gene encoding olfactory receptor 10G6-like — protein sequence MECENQTALMYFVLLGIPYPPELHAALFCFFLSIYLLTFLSNLLVLLAVICEPQLHKPMYWFLCHLSVLDIATSTVVVPKLIAGFVEGGGTISFAGCVSQLFFYHFVGCTECFLYTVMAYDRFLAICRPLHYGTLMNRNACLWLAIGTWAGGCLHSAMETALTFRLPYGPGNEVRYIFCDIPAVLKLACADTTLNEMVTLIDVGLVAMTCVFLLLISYMYIILAVLKIHSAEGRRRAFSTCTSHIIIVMICYIPLTFTYLRPGAQDPLGGVVAVFYTTVTPFLNPVIYTLRNKEMKTAVLRLGGRKA from the coding sequence ATGGAGTGTGAAAATCAAACAGCACTGATGTATTTTGTCCTCTTGGGGATTCCATACCCACCTGAGCTACATGCTGctttattttgcttctttttgtCCATCTACTTGCTGACCTTCCTTAGTAATCTCCTGGTCCTCTTGGCTGTGATATGCGAACCACAGCTGCACAAGCCCATGTACTGGTTCCTCTGCCACTTGTCCGTCTTGGACATTGCCACCTCGACCGTAGTGGTGCCCAAATTGATTGCTGGGTTTGTGGAGGGTGGTGGGACCATCTCCTTTGCTGGTTGTGTGAGCCAACTCTTCTTCTACCACTTTGTGGGGTGCACAGAATGCTTCCTCTACACCGTGATGGCTTATGACCGCTTCCTGGCCATCTGCCGGCCTCTCCATTATGGCACCCTCATGAACCGCAATGCCTGCCTCTGGCTTGCTATTGGCACATGGGCAGGTGGTTGTTTGCACTCAGCCATGGAGACAGCTCTCACCTTCCGCTTGCCCTATGGACCAGGGAATGAGGTGAGGTATATCTTCTGTGACATTCCAGCTGTGCTGAAACTTGCCTGTGCTGATACAACCCTCAATGAGATGGTGACCTTGATTGATGTCGGTCTTGTAGCCATGActtgtgttttccttctccttattTCTTATATGTACATTATTTTGGCAGTCCTAAAGATTCATAGTGCTGAGGGGCGGCGGCGTGCCTTCTCTACATGTACATCCCATATCATTATTGTAATGATCTGCTATATTCCTCTAACCTTTACTTATCTAAGACCAGGAGCACAAGATCCACTGGGAGGCGTGGTGGCTGTGTTTTACACCACAGTGACTCCCTTCCTGAACCCTGTCATATACACTCTGAGAAACAAGGAGATGAAAACTGCTGTCTTGAGACTAGGAGGCAGGAAAGCATAG